CCCCTGGGTCCAGCCCTTACCCACCGTGGCCAAGCCACCGTCCCACGCCCCCAGGACCACAGTGGTGGGGGCCGGGGTCGCAGGGGCAGGGTGCTGTGGGGTGTTGGGGTGCAGGCTgagccccgtgtccccctggcccaggtgctgtccctgggtgccGACGTGCTCCCCGAGTACAAGCTGCAGGCGCCGCGCATCCACCGCTGGACCATCCTGCACTACAGCCCCTTCAAGGCCGTGTGGGACTGGCTGATCCTGCTGCTGGTCATCTACACGGCCATCTTCACGCCCTACTCGGCCGCCTTCCTGCTCAGCGACTCGGAGGAGGCGCAGCGCCACCACTGCGGCTACTCCTGCAGCCCGCTCAACGTGGTGGACCTCATCGTGGACATCATGTTCATCATCGACATCCTCATCAACTTCCGCACCACCTACGTCAACTCCAACGAGGAGGTGGTCAGCCACCCCGCCAAGATCGCCATCCACTACTTCAAGGGCTGGTTCCTCATCGACATGGTGGCCGCCATCCCCTTCGACCTGCTCATCTTCGGCTCCGGCTCCGAggaggtgacaggggacacggggacgcggggtggggggtggggggtgccAGCCCCgctggctgggcagtgctgctctgggggccTGCGGTGTGTCTGGGGGTCCCACCCAGTGCCGGGGTGGATGTTGGGGTGGTGGGGGCTGTTCCTGGGTGCTGGGTCCTTCTGTGGGGAGTGCCTGGGGGTCCCGCATGCACCCCCAGGCCAGGACACCACAGTGCCCCTGGTGACCCCCTGAACCTCCTGCCCAGGCCCCCCTGAACCTCCTGCCCAGGCCCCCCTGAACCTCCTGCCCACGTCCCCCTGAACCTCCTGCCCAGGCCCCCCTGAACCTCCTGCCCACGTCCCCCTGAACCTCCTGCCCAGGCCCCCCTGAACCTCCTGCCCCGGCCCCCCTGAACCTCCTGCCCCGGCCCCCCTGAACCTCCTGCCCAGGCCACCTTTGCTCTGCGTGGGACACTGGGAGCGCCTGGGGCTGAtgtggggagaggggcaggggccCATGGCCCCCTCTGCCCTACCAGGGATCTGTGGGAGCTCtcgggctctgctgtgctggtgacctccctttcctccctccccacctgcGCCCcggggggcacctggggcagggggagacCCCCAGAATGGAGGTGCCTGGCTTGGAGCAGGGACCCCCCACCCTTTTGGGGTTCTGAGGGTGTCTCTTCactgccaccccctccccttTATCCTGTCCTCCAGACAACaacactgctggggctgctgtggggagagAGCATGGAGGCCCCCTCTCCcttctgggggtccccagggtgtTCCCACCCCTGTAAccctttccctgccattccCCAGACCATGATGCTCACTGGGGGGAGAAAGGGTGGAACCCCCCTCACCCCTCTAGGTGTCCCCcgggtgtccccaccccctgcaactccttccctgccatccccagaTCACGACACTCATCAGGCAGCtgaaggcagggagagaggatgGAACCCCCCTCTCCCTTCTGGGGGTCCtcagggtgtccccacccctgtaACCCTTTCTGTGCCGCTCCCCAGACCACGACACTCATCGGGCTGCTGATGGGGGGAGAGAGCATGGAACCCCCCTCACCCCTCTGGGTGTCCCCCGGGTATCCCCACCCCTGTAACCCATTCCCCAGACCATGAGGCTCATTGCGGGGAGAGAGCATGGAACCCCCCTCACCCCTCTGtgggtccccagggtgtccccacccctgtaACCCATTCCCCAGACCATGGGGCTAATTCTGGGGAGAGAGGATGGAACCCCCCTCACCCCTCTGGGTGTCCCTTGGGTATCCCCACCCCCTGTAAccctttccctgccattccCCAGATCATGATGCTGATCGGGCTGCTGATGGGGGAAGAGAGCATGCAGCCCCGCTCTCCCCTCTGtgggtccccagggtgtccccacccctgtaACCCATTCCCCAGACCATGGGGCTAATTCTGGGGAGAGAGCATGGAATCCCCCTCACCCCTCTGTGGGTCCCCCGGGTATCCCCACCCCCTGTAACCCATTCCCCAGACCATGGGGCTAATTCTGGGGAGAGAAGATGGAACCCCCCTCACCCCTCTGGGTGTCCCCcgggtgtccccaccccccgtaaccctttccctgccacccccagacCACGACGCTGATCGGGCTGCTGAAGGCGGGGAGAGAGGGTGGAACCCCCCTCACCCCTCTGGGTGTCCCCCGGGTGTCCCCACCCCCGTAACCCTTTCCCTGCCGCCCCCAGACCACGACGCTGATCGGGCTGCTGAAGACGGCGCGGCTGCTGCGGCTGGTGCGGGTGGCGCGGAAGCTGGACCGCTACTCGGAGTACGGCGCGGCCGTGCTCTTCCTGCTGATGTGCACCTTCGCCCTGATCGCCCACTGGCTGGCCTGCATCTGGTACGCCATCGGCAACGTGGAGGGGCAGCGCACGGGCTGGCTGCACGCGCTGGGACAGCAGATCGGCAAGCCCCTGAACGGCAGCTTCGGGCCCTCCATCAAGGACAAGTACGTCACGGCGCTCTACTTCACCTTCAGCAGCCTCACCAGCGTGGGCTTCGGCAACGTGTCCCCCAACACCAACTCCGAGAAGATCTTCTCCATCTGCGTCATGCTGATCGGATGTGAGTGCCCCGGGCTGGGAGGGCACCGGGGTGTGTGAGAGCTGTGTGAGAGCACCTGGGTGTGTGTGAGAGCTGTGTGAGAGCACCTGGCTGTGTGTGAGAGCTGTGTGAGAGCACCTGGCTGTGTGTGAGAGCTGTGTGAGAGCACCTGGGTGTGtgtcagagctgtgtgtgtgcctgctcACCTGTCTGTCTGTGAGCACCTGGGTGtgagagctgtgtgtgtgcctgctcACCTGTCTGTCTGTGAGCACCTGGGTGTGtgtcagagctgtgtgtgtgcctgcacaCCTGTCTGTCTGTGAGCACCTGGGTGTGAGAGCCCCGGGCTGGGAGAGCACCTGTGTGTGTCAGAACTGTGTGAGTGTGTGCTACACACCTGGGTGTGTGAGAGCCCCGGGCTGGGAGAGCACCTGTGCAGTGTGAGAGCTGTGTGTGTACCCTCACACCTGTGTGTATATCCCCACACCTGTGAGTGTGTGCAGAcctgtgtgtgtgccctcaCACCTGTGTGTATATCCCCACACCTGTGAGTGTGTGCAGAcctgtgtgtgtgccctcaCACCTGTgagtgtgcagagctgtgtgtgtatATCCCCACACCTGTgagtgtgcagagctgtgtgtgtatATCCCCACACCTGTGAGTGTGCAGACCTGTGTGTGTACCCTCACACCTGTgagtgtgcagagctgtgtgtgtgccctcaCACCTGTGAGTGTGCACACCTGTGTGTGTATATCCCCACACCTGTgagtgtgcagagctgtgtgtgtatATCCACACACCTGTgagtgtgcagagctgtgtgtgtacCCTCACACCTGTgagtgtgcagagctgtgtgtgtgccctcaCACCTGTGAGTGTGCACACCTGTGTGTGTATATCCCCACACCCGTgagtgtgcagagctgtgtgtgtacCCTCACACCTGTGAgtgtgcagagctctgtgtgtatATCCCCACACctgtgtgtcacacctgtgtgtgcACCCACACCTGGGGGTCTGCAGGAGCACCCCCAggctcagttttggggctgttcctgtTTGACACCTTCACCGATGCTCTGGGGGTTGGGGCCCCTCGTGGGCTGTCCTCAGGTGACACAGCGGGCTGGGAGGTGCCTCTGCTGGGGGACAGGAGGCTCCGCAGAGATCcacgggctggggacacctgtggGTCACACCAGCCTGTGGGTCACACCAGCCTGTGGGTCACACCAGCCCCATGGAACCTccgggctgggcacagggctggtgacagcggctgggcacagcccagggcagggactgtcccctgtgctggccctgctgagggacCCCCTGGAATCCTGGGGGCAGCTTTGGGTCCTcctgccaggacagccctggaggggctggagtgagtcagggaacagagctgggaaggggctggagaattcctgagggagctgggaaggggctggagaattcctgaggagctgggaaggggctggagaatccctgaggagctgggaaggggctggagaattcctgagggagctgggaaggggctggagaattcctgagggagctgggaaggggctggagaattcctgagggagctgggaaggggctggggaatccctgagggagctgggcaggggctcagcctggagcaaaggaggctcagggggaccttgtggctctgcacagctcctgccaggaggggacagccagggggtcgggctgtgctccagggaacagggacaggagcagagggaacggcctcaggctgggccagggagggtctgggtggaaattggggaaattccttcctggaaagggctgtccagctctggcacagctgcccagggcatggtggagtccccatccctggagggatttaaaagccctgtggatgtggcacttggggacacggtcAGTgatggccttggcagtgctgggggacgGGTGGGCTCAGGCATCTGAGAATTCCCTGGATGACTCTTTGCACCAGTGTGACAATGACGCCCCTCCATGACAACGGGGACCTCCTTAACGATGGGGACCCTCACAATTATGGGATCTGGTGACAGTGGGAACCCGTGTGCTGATGGGGACTGCTGTGACAACGGGCACTCTGTGGtgatggggacacccctgtgGTGATGGGACCCCTGTGACAAAGGGCACCCTCCACGGTGATGGGCACCCCACActacagccctggcagcagtggtggtttggggaggtttggaggggtttggggtgcagagaCCCCCGACATTCCCCCCCCAGCACCGATGCATCCTCGGGAGCACCTCGACCTCAGCGGTGCTcacagctggggacacggggacacggggaccctgcagcccggcccggggggtggcagtgggggtttgggggggctcgggggtgCAGAGCCGCCCTGACTCTGCCCCCCCCAGCGCTGATGTACGCCAGCATCTTCGGGAACGTGTCGGCCATCATCCAGCGGCTGTACTCGGGCACGGCGCGCTACCACACGCAGATGCTGCGCGTGCGCGAGTTCATCCGCTTCCACCAGATCCCCAACCCGCTGCGCCAGCGCCTCGAGGAGTACTTCCAGCACGCCTGGTCCTACACCAACGGCATCGACATGAACGCGGTGAGACCTcggaaacaccccaaaacaccccaaatcccctgggacccctaaacccccccagccctcagcccctctTCCAGCACGCCTGGTCCTACACCAACAGCATCGACATGAACGcggtgagaccccaaaaccaccccaaacccccgcGGGCCTCCTAAACCCCCCTGGCCCTCAGCCCCCCTCCTCAGAGAGTGCTTCCAGTGCACCTGGTCCTACCCCAACATCATCAACATGGACACAatgagaccccaaaaccaccccaaaaacaccccaaacccccctgggacccctaaacccccccagccctcagcccctctTCCAGCACGCCTGGTCCTACACCAACAGCATCAACATGAACACGGTGAGACCCccaagaaaccccaaaaacaccccaaacccccctgggacccctaaacccccccagccctcagcccctctTCCAGCACACCTGGTCCTACCCCAACAGCATCAACATGAACACaagagaccccaaaaccaccccacaaAGCCCCAAATCCCTTGGGACCCCtaaacccctcccagccctcagcccctctTTCAGCATGCCTGCTACTGCACCAGCAGCATCGGTGTGACCATGGTGAGGccccaaaagcccccaaaagaccccaaacccccgtgggacccccaacccccccccggCCCTCGGCCCTCCTCCTCAGGGAGCATTTCCAGCACGCCTGCTCCTACACCAATGGCATTGGTGTGACCATGGTGTGACCCTCCGGGACCCCTAAAGCCTGCCCCGCCTCtgacccctgggaccccccactCTGTGCCCGCCGTgaccccccggtgccccccaggtgctgAAGGGGTTCCCCGAGTGCCTGCAGGCCGACATCTGCCTGCACCTGAACCGCAGCCTGCTGCAGAACTGTGCCCCGTTCCGGGGCGCCACCAAGGGCTGCCTGCGGGCGCTGGCCATGAAGTTCAAGACGACGCACGCTCCCCCCGGGGACACGCTGGTGCACGCCGGGGACGTGCTCACCGCGCTCTACTTCATCTCCCGCGGCTCCATCGAGATCCTGCGCGGCGACGTCGTGGTCGCCATCCTGGGTGAGCCCCCAAGAAGCAGCCCGGGGGTCCCGCCGTGCCCCGCGGGGCAGCCGCTGCCTTCGGGGGTCCTGGGTGCCCCCAGAGTGACACCCCATCTCCTGGAGACCCCCCGGTGCTCCTCGGGTGACACCCCACCTGCCTCCCGAGGGATCCCCCCATCCCGGGACCCCCCGGTGCTGGGGAAAGCCCAGactgaccccccccccccgctccTGGGGACCCCCCTGACCCCCGGGGCCCCCCAGTCCTGTGCACAGCCCGAGTGTCCCCCCGGTGACACCCTGGCTCCCAGGCACGCCGAGTGACTCCTGCCCCTCCCGGGTCCCCCCAGCTTTGGGGTCGCCTTGAGTGCCCCGGGGGTTCCCCCCGCCCTGCTCCCAGCCGGGTGCCCTGGGGTgacccctccctccctccctccctgggtgcccccccgcccccccaggTCCGAAGGACACCGTGGGGGGCCGAGGGGTGGCGGGGGCAGTGCAGGGTCCTGCTGAGCCCCCGCACCCCCCAGGTAAGAACGACACCTTCGGGGAGCCGCTGCACCTGCACGCCCGGCCCGGGAAGTCGCGGGCGGACGTCCGGGCGCTCACCTACTGCGACCTGCACAAGATCCTGCGGGAGGACCTGCTCGAGGTGCTCGACATGTACCCCGAGTTCTCCGACCGCTTCTGGGGCACCCTCGAGATCACCTTCAACCTGCGCGACGTGAGGGGGGCCCGGGGGGTGGGGCTCCAAAACGGGGGGTCCCGAGCAAGCCGGGAGGTCCAAGGGAACCGGGGGGTCCTGGAAATGGGAGGCTCTGGATAAATAAGGGGGTTCAGAGCAAGCTGAGGGGGGTCCTGGCTAGTTTGGGGTGTCCTGAGCAAACTGAGGGAGTTGGGGGAGTTCGGAGCAGGTTGTTGGGGGGTTTCAAGTGGTCTGGGGGGTTCTGAGCGAGCCAGGAGAGCCCCTAGAGAGGCTGGGGGTCCTGAGCAggttgggggggtcctgagcaGGTGGGGGTGGGtcctgggcaagggagggggcGCTGAGCCAATTGTGAGGGGCTGAGTGCTCTGGGGGGTCCTGAAGAAGCGGGAGGGGTCCGGCAGCCCCCCGACTGtgcccccctgtccccgcagaCCAACATGAtccccggctccccgggcagcgaCGAGCTGGACGGAGGCTTCTCCCGCCTGCGGCGCCGCAAGCTGTCCTTCCGCCGGCGCCCCGAGAAAGGTGGGGTCGGGGggccgggacccccgggggtGACCCCAGGGTCGCGGTGGCCCGGCCCTGACCCCGGTCTGTCCCCTGCAGATGCCGCCAGTCCCGGGGAGTCCCGGGCGCTGCGGGGGGACGGCGGGGGGGGCCAagcccccggagccccccgagGCCCGGCCGAGtgggacccccccagcccctccagctgcGGCTCCAGTGACGAGGAGGagccccccgcgccccctccGGGGGCCACCGCACTGTCCCCGTTCCGCAGCGCCCCCCCGGCTCCCCCCGAGCCCGAGGAGCGGGAGGGCAGCGACATGTGCAACCCCCTCTCAGGTGGGTGcgggctcagggtggggggcggcccctttccccctcctcaCTCGGGGCTCAgaggacaccccaaaccctggcactgctgtccccagccctgccccaacTCCATCCCCTGTCCAGCGCCTGCCACtgctcccctgtgccccctcagCTGGGGGTGGGGAGCCCCccattccttccctcccccctcggggccctgcagaccccccaaaactgcAGCACACCCcggccccccagcccctgacCCCCCTCTCAcactgcccctgcagccctggagccctgcagatgaggggtggggtggggtgggggttcCCCACTCGTGCTCTCCTGGGTTCTGGAGCTTCCCCCCAAACCTTGAAGCCCCCCCCCCCTTCTCAGCCCTCCCTCCCAActgcccctgcatcccctcAGGTGGGTGCAGGGGTCTCTGGTTGGGCAGGGGGGTCCCAATCCTCCCCTCCCTGATTAAGGCTGTGGAGCCCCccccaaaagcagcagccccccctccccacccctcccccaggCCCCTGGatcccccaaacctcccccctCATTTCaccaccccccccaaacccattcGCCCCCCTCCTGTTCCAGGCGCCTTCTCGGGGGTCTCCAACATCttcagtttttggggtgacaCCCGGGGCCGCCAGTACCAGGAGCTTCCCCGTTGTTCCCACGGggcccccccaaatccccccccgaCCCTGACCCGCCGCCAGCGCTCCGACCTGGAATCCCGCTTGGATCTGCTCCAAAAACAGCTCAACAGGTGAATCTGGGGGGCTCGGGTGGGACCTGAGGGGGGCTTCGGCCACTGGGACCCGGTGGGAGCCCCCCATTGCCAAAGGGGTCCGGAGAACCCCgagcaggaaaagaaggacGGGGAGACCCCCAGGCCAAGCTGAGCCCCCCGAGCCACCTGAGAGAAGGGTGGGACAGGGGCGggtgctgggggtcctgggggtgggCTGGGCCTGCCGGGGGCTTTGGGGTGATAGAGCCCTGACTGGGGAGGGGAACGGGGGACCCTCACCCCAGCCTGACCGCTCCCATCCCCACTGAGGTGGGACAGGGGCAGTGCCGGGGGTCCTGGGGGCCAGtgggggtgggactgggggtCTCACGTCTCATCCCGCGGCGGCCCCGCTGCCCCGCAGGCTGGAGTCCCGGCTGAGCTCGGACATCTCCTCCATCGTGCACCTGCTGCAGCGCCAGGTGCTGGTGCCCCCCGCCTACAGCGCCGTGACCTCCCCGCACCAGCCCCCCCCGGGGCCGCTGCCCCCCACCCTGCCCATCACCCCCATCCGGCCGCTCGCTCAGGTGAGGGACCCGGGGGGCGCCTGCCCTGGGGGGTTCCACTGTCCGACTCTGTGGGTTGGGGTCACCCCGGAGCGCCCCAGGCCGGGGTGTGCCTGGTTTGGAGGGCACCCCTTCGTCTTGCTGTCCATCGTGGGCTGGGGTcacccccgagccccccggaCTGGGGGTGCCGCCCTCCTGTGCCCGCCGCCGTGTCCTCCTGCCCCCGGGGGGTGCCGGTAGAGGGGGGGGGCGCACTCCGAGCCCCCGGTGGCGGTGCCCCCCCACGCTGACCCCCCCGCGTTCCGCAGGTCCCGCGCCCCCCGCGCGCCCCGGACCCCCCGGacgtggtgctgctgctggagccgcCCCCCCCCGCGGCGCCGCTCCCTGCCCGGGGCGCTGCCCCCGCCCgcggggacccccccggggacccccccgcTCCAGAGACACTGCTCCGACCCCGGCAGCTAATGGGAGCGCCGGGGCGCGGCGGGACCCCCGGAGCCACGGGACCCCCGACCCCGGAAAGCGGGACCCCCGGAGCCCTCGGACCCCAGGACGTGGGACCCCTGGAGTCCTCAGAGCGCGAGACACGGGACCCCCAAAGCCCAGGACGCGGGACCCCTGACCCCGGAGTGTGGGAGCCCCGGAGCCCTcggccctcagccctggctgccgCCACCCGGGACCCCCGGAGTCGCGGGATCCCTGGCTCCGGACCGTGGGACCCCCGGAGCCCTGGAAGTCCCggagccctgggacccccagccccgGAAGGTGGGAGCCCCGGAGCCGCAggacccctgtccccagcatgTGGGACCCCCAAAGGCCAGGCCGTGGGAcatgcagagccctgggacccctgagcccgggggggggacacagagcccccagccccgcggtccccagagccctccccggcccggcccgcccgggGCTCCGGCCGCTGCCCCACGGACACTGCCCTCGGTGCCGGCGGGGGACCCCCGTTACCCCGCCTCGTCCCGGGCCCTGCCCCGGACTGTCAGactgtgctgctcttcctcctcctcctcctcctcctcctcctccccgagccccggggcggcgggggggtgcacaggtgtgtgtgtgcacaggtgtgcacaggtgtgtcccCGGGTCCTGTCCCCAGGACGTCACGTGTGTGTCGGGGGGGTCCCGCTGAGCTGGGACACGCGTGTTGCCCCCccgtctgtgtgtgtgtgtgtgtccccgccgtgtccccccgCCAGGACCCCCCGGTGGCGTGTGGGGCCCGGTGGGTCCGTGTGtgcccccgtgtccccagggacagcccggcTGAGGGAGGGTCGGGACCCTCCGTGTGCCCCCCCCCCGTGCGGCCGGGCCGCGCGTCCCCCGAGCCCCCCCCCGCACAGCCGGGTGACACACGGCAGTGTCACCCCCGCACAGGGAGGGGGACGCAGGGCTCGAGGGGCTGCACCGCCCGGCCGCCCCGTAGCGTGTGCTGTGTTTGTCCCATGTCACCCCTGCATGTCACCCCCGCGTAGGTGCCCCCAATAAACCAGAGAGAGAGCCCCGGCTCtgtgtgtcacctcctgggagctggggacagtggcCTCGGATGTCACCGAGATTAAACGTTGTGACACTGGGGACGGGCTGGGGCATCCTGGTGGCCACAGCATTGGTAGGGACACGGAGACAGAGGAGGTGACATCACCTTTACTGAGCCCAGCACACGGCATCATGTGACATGTCCCACACCGTGGTGTCCCTGTGACTCTGGGGGCCCGTGTGGTGGCAGAAGGGGTGGCGTCACCTTTACTGAGCCCAGCAGGTGGTACCGTGTGCCACAATGTGACGTGAGCCGTGCCATGGAGTCCTGGTGGCACCAGAGTCCTTGTGGTGCCAGTGCCAACAAAGGAGGTGACATTGCCTTTACTGGCACATGGCACTGTGTGACACGGTGTGTGACGCTGTGAAGTGTCCCATAGCCAGTGTCCGGGTGGCACCAGTGACCCACATGGTGGTGGAAGGGTTGGCATTGCCTTTACTGAGCCTGACAGGTGGCACAGTGTGACACATCCCACACCGCAGTGTCACTGGGGTCCCACACGGTGCCGGGGTCAGAGGAGGCGACACCGCCTGTGCTGGGCCTGGCCCGTGGCAGCATGTGACACGGTGTGACGTGTCCCACACCCCGGTGGCACCAGTGTCCCCGTGGTGCCGGGGCCAGGAGGTGACGCCGGCTCTGCTGCCCCTGTCCCGCGGCACACAGCCCCGCCCGGccggtgtccccggtgtcccctgtcccttgtcccGTCACACCTGGCGGTAGGTGCCGTTGTAGGTGAAGGGCTCGGGGTCCACGCAGGGCCCGGGGCTGGCCGGGGTCCAGCGCTGGATCTGCAGGCGGGAGCAGGCCGGGGGGTCCAGGGGCCGCACGATCACCGGGGCGCGCGACGCCACCGAGGGGTCCTCGCTGAAGAAGTTGAAGGGGCGCAGGAAGAAGCCGACGGCGTTGCCGGGGGTGGCCGTGTTGGGGATGTCCTCGGCGTGGGGCACGTGCAGGAAGCCCACGGTCACCCAGGCCACCAGGTCCTGGGGGGACACACCACGGTGTCAGTGGCACCATGGACCCCCCCGCGGAGCTGGGAaggccctgggagctggggaacCCCCAGAGATGCCCCCCACTCTGGGGATGGAACCCCCCGGCCcctcagcagccaccagccccgCGTGCCCAGTGTCCCCCCGTGTGCCCGCGGTCACCTGGTCCTCGATGGTCTCGTTGTCGCGGATGAAGCTCTCGAAGGTGaccggggggtcccaggggttgTTCTGGGTgtagatgctgctgctgcttggctcGCTCTCGTGGCGCCGTGTCACGGCCAGGTGGTACCTGCCACCAGTGAGGGGTGGGGTCAGCCTGGGGGCGGGGGGTTCCTGTCCCGCCCCTGCCCTGGTCCCCCGACTGTGCCAcccacaggggacacagggctggccAGGGGCGC
This Haemorhous mexicanus isolate bHaeMex1 chromosome 1, bHaeMex1.pri, whole genome shotgun sequence DNA region includes the following protein-coding sequences:
- the KCNH2 gene encoding potassium voltage-gated channel subfamily H member 2 isoform X1, yielding MPVRRGHVAPQNTFLDTIIRKFEGQSRKFIIGNARVENCAVIYCNEGFCRLCGYSRAEVMQQPSTCDFLHGPRTQRRAAAQIAQALLGAEERKVEICFYRKDGSSFPCLVDVVPVKNEDGTVIMFILNFEAVREPEPGEAPTPSTNHWVTPAPWGPAGRSRSLRLKLLALTGSRQSLPPEPPEPPDVVVVDPGVTDPLAAEPAPAASDSGPEDASSSLEPGAGDRPEDEAALMGDPEPPVTQSSPRAERLALAFANHSLARSRSRERRSRESLRSLRRASSVDDIEAMKGDGDKRCHSRHASASAGLHRGSSTGAVAAVRSALLNSTSDSDLARFRAIGRIPQITLNFMDLQPGGLLAPPPAPRPIIAPTKLRDRTHNVTEKVTQVLSLGADVLPEYKLQAPRIHRWTILHYSPFKAVWDWLILLLVIYTAIFTPYSAAFLLSDSEEAQRHHCGYSCSPLNVVDLIVDIMFIIDILINFRTTYVNSNEEVVSHPAKIAIHYFKGWFLIDMVAAIPFDLLIFGSGSEETTTLIGLLKTARLLRLVRVARKLDRYSEYGAAVLFLLMCTFALIAHWLACIWYAIGNVEGQRTGWLHALGQQIGKPLNGSFGPSIKDKYVTALYFTFSSLTSVGFGNVSPNTNSEKIFSICVMLIGSLMYASIFGNVSAIIQRLYSGTARYHTQMLRVREFIRFHQIPNPLRQRLEEYFQHAWSYTNGIDMNAVLKGFPECLQADICLHLNRSLLQNCAPFRGATKGCLRALAMKFKTTHAPPGDTLVHAGDVLTALYFISRGSIEILRGDVVVAILGKNDTFGEPLHLHARPGKSRADVRALTYCDLHKILREDLLEVLDMYPEFSDRFWGTLEITFNLRDTNMIPGSPGSDELDGGFSRLRRRKLSFRRRPEKDAASPGESRALRGDGGGGQAPGAPRGPAEWDPPSPSSCGSSDEEEPPAPPPGATALSPFRSAPPAPPEPEEREGSDMCNPLSGAFSGVSNIFSFWGDTRGRQYQELPRCSHGAPPNPPPTLTRRQRSDLESRLDLLQKQLNRLESRLSSDISSIVHLLQRQVLVPPAYSAVTSPHQPPPGPLPPTLPITPIRPLAQVPRPPRAPDPPDVVLLLEPPPPAAPLPARGAAPARGDPPGDPPAPETLLRPRQLMGAPGRGGTPGATGPPTPESGTPGALGPQDVGPLESSERETRDPQSPGRGTPDPGVWEPRSPRPSALAAATRDPRSRGIPGSGPWDPRSPGSPGALGPPAPEGGSPGAAGPLSPACGTPKGQAVGHAEPWDP
- the KCNH2 gene encoding potassium voltage-gated channel subfamily H member 2 isoform X2, whose product is MPVRRGHVAPQNTFLDTIIRKFEGQSRKFIIGNARVENCAVIYCNEGFCRLCGYSRAEVMQQPSTCDFLHGPRTQRRAAAQIAQALLGAEERKVEICFYRKDGSSFPCLVDVVPVKNEDGTVIMFILNFEAVREPEPGEAPTPSTNHWVTPAPWGPAGRSRSLRLKLLALTGSRQSLPPEPPEPPDVVVVDPGVTDPLAAEPAPAASDSGPEDASSSLEPGAGDRPEDEAALMGDPEPPVTQSSPRAERLALAFANHSLARSRSRERRSRESLRSLRRASSVDDIEAMKGDGDKRCHSRHASASAGLHRGSSTGAVAAVRSALLNSTSDSDLARFRAIGRIPQITLNFMDLQPGGLLAPPPAPRPIIAPTKLRDRTHNVTEKVTQVLSLGADVLPEYKLQAPRIHRWTILHYSPFKAVWDWLILLLVIYTAIFTPYSAAFLLSDSEEAQRHHCGYSCSPLNVVDLIVDIMFIIDILINFRTTYVNSNEEVVSHPAKIAIHYFKGWFLIDMVAAIPFDLLIFGSGSEETTTLIGLLKTARLLRLVRVARKLDRYSEYGAAVLFLLMCTFALIAHWLACICSLTSVGFGNVSPNTNSEKIFSICVMLIGSLMYASIFGNVSAIIQRLYSGTARYHTQMLRVREFIRFHQIPNPLRQRLEEYFQHAWSYTNGIDMNAVLKGFPECLQADICLHLNRSLLQNCAPFRGATKGCLRALAMKFKTTHAPPGDTLVHAGDVLTALYFISRGSIEILRGDVVVAILGKNDTFGEPLHLHARPGKSRADVRALTYCDLHKILREDLLEVLDMYPEFSDRFWGTLEITFNLRDTNMIPGSPGSDELDGGFSRLRRRKLSFRRRPEKDAASPGESRALRGDGGGGQAPGAPRGPAEWDPPSPSSCGSSDEEEPPAPPPGATALSPFRSAPPAPPEPEEREGSDMCNPLSGAFSGVSNIFSFWGDTRGRQYQELPRCSHGAPPNPPPTLTRRQRSDLESRLDLLQKQLNRLESRLSSDISSIVHLLQRQVLVPPAYSAVTSPHQPPPGPLPPTLPITPIRPLAQVPRPPRAPDPPDVVLLLEPPPPAAPLPARGAAPARGDPPGDPPAPETLLRPRQLMGAPGRGGTPGATGPPTPESGTPGALGPQDVGPLESSERETRDPQSPGRGTPDPGVWEPRSPRPSALAAATRDPRSRGIPGSGPWDPRSPGSPGALGPPAPEGGSPGAAGPLSPACGTPKGQAVGHAEPWDP